ATTCTGGAACATCAATACCTAGATATTCGGCATAGGTTAGGCATTGTTGTAGTAAATAAGGTAAAGATGGATCCTCGGTGGAATGATCTTCTGAATGAGGTTAAAACTTGtgtaaaaattagaattagttaaaaatgtgtATAAAATGTAAGTAGTACATTAGGGAATATGATAAGAAAGATATGATCTGGAATTTTATTTACCAATTTGTTtcttatttagtaaatataatCGGCAAGGTTAAATAGGTTCTTCATCATTTGGTCGATTCTCACGCCTTTCCTGGAAAAAAACCTTGGTATGGAAAAACAAGATTCATCAAGAAATCGGAAACACTGATTTCCATACAACTTGTTATAGTAATTGACACTGGTGGTACATTTTATACGATAAAAGAGTAATTTTATTTGGTTCCATTGTGACataaatgtcattttatcacatGATTCAATCAATTCAATAAGTTTTGTCCTATTAATCAGATAGAAGAGGCACTATAGCTATCTATTTTTATCACCAATTCATTCTTTTCAAGTTGTTTGGGTCATTAATGCTCTTCTTATTGCAGATGATTGTTTGCCTAATACATgtatattgtttattatatcTTTTCATCGTGTAGTTCTGATATTtccatttttcaattttttttggatgATTAGGAGTTGATGGAGGTTGCTATATAGATTGGAGTTTTGACAATCTTCTGGCAAGTAAGGTCAGTGAAGTCTTGATCTTGTGATAGTATACAATTCAGTAACATGTTCTTTCATTATTCAATTTTGCTATTTTTCaccctttttctttctttcagaTTCTGGATGTTGAACGAGTTCCTAAATTTAAACACTCTATGATTCTTGAAGGTGGAAGCATTCATGTAGATGGAGAAGGTATGATTTCCTGTGCTACAAGGTGTTTTTTTGTCTTGTTTTACTAATACTATTAATTTGATATTGGAACTGTCTTGGAGAAGTAAGCACTTGTTTGTTTCTTTACACCAAGATATGCAAACTGATATAGATTTACATGTCTTGGTTTGGAGCTTGTCATATATACTTTGAAATACACTTTATACGCAAATGTCTTAAATATGACAGTTAAtacaattttcaattttcaaatttctttCAGGGACATGTCTTACAACTGAGGAGTGCCTCCTAAATAAGAACAGAAACCCTCATATGAGCAAAGAAGAAATCGAGGACGAACTTAAAGCATATCTTGGTGTAAAGAAGATTGTCTGGCTTCCCCGTGGACTATATGGTAAAAACTGATCAAATGAACAAACTAAGTAGTTAACATCATGGGACTTACCCGCCTAGAGATGGGACGAAAAATGGCCTAAGCCTTTAGAGGGGAGATAGACCAGATTCAATAACCATTTAATTCATTACTCAAAAAAATACACACTCTTACTATTTATAAGCTACTAACTTACTCTACTAATTATCATACAGCCCCTATACTACTACTAATATATCCTTTCTACTAACAGTTACCAGTTTTAACTTCCAAATTTCAATGTTATCCGGATCCTATCATtaatgtttagttttaattactTTGGGTAACCAAAAAAGGTCATCTAATTGTTTTACATAGTTTAAGATGACTTAAGTAATGTTCTTTAACAAGATAATTTTTCAGGAGATGAGGATACAAATGGTCATATTGACAATATGTGCTGTTTTGTGAAACCTGGAGTGGTTTTGTTGGCCTGGACTGATGATGAATCTGACCCTCAGTATGAGAGGTCCATAGAAGCATATTCGGTTCTTTCAAGTGCTACTGATGCGAAAGGGAGAAAATTTGAAATCATTAAATTGCATATTCCTGGGCCTCTTTGCATGACGGCCGAGGAGGAAGCTGGTCTTGTTCAGGTAAAAAAAAAGGATACATCATGAAGCAGTTAATTGTGAAAATATAAGAGGTATATTTAGATATTATTGTTCTTCAGTTGATTGTGTTCTCATTAAGAGAAACTGAAGACATTATATTTTAGCAGAAAGTTTATTTTTCTGGGTAATGAAATTCTCAAAAAGTTGAAGAAGTTATCTACAACCACATAATTTGGAAACTGGTATTTTGTCACAGTTTCTAGAACAATCACGATCCCATTTAAAAGACGCCATAATTAAAACTGaaagtgattttatttatttttttcatttggtataagattGTATTTTGGATCATTATTACTTGAATCAAATCCAGATTATGGTGTCATTCTTTTGCTCCATTCAGTATAAATATTACTTTTGGATTGTGATCCACCTTAGaattcatttggtataaagattattattatcTCCCTCGTGATGAAAAACCAGGTTGGGGAGGCTAAAGCAAGATGTGTAGACTCAGTACTTGCTGCTTCTTACATAAACTTCTATATAGCAAATGGAGCTATTATTACGCCACAGTTTGGAGATCAGAAATGGGACGATGAAGCAGTTAGGGTCCTGTCTCATACATTTCCAGACCATCAAGTAAGTCAAGAGCCAATACTATTGTCTTCAATTatgcaaatattttattacaagttgtttttcttctctttttacaAGTTACATGAGCAAAGTATGGTTTTAAGATATTGTCATTACCGCATGGACAATTAGACATCCAACCCATAATCACCCATAATCGCAATTACCCAATTGCAAGAGTGCAGCTCTATCAACTGAGCGCAGTCTGCCCTAATGCTATCTCTTATCAGAAAGATAAGGCTGTAGACCAAGCTTGGCTCGGGGATATAGCTCAGTTGATAGAGCTCCGCTCTTGCATTTGGGTCTTTACGATTACGGGTTGGATATGCTAGAAAATTATATACTTTTTGGTGGTAGTTAATTAACTGAATATTGTTGTACTGAGTTTCAGATTGTGAGGATAAAAAGTGCTAGGGATATTCTTCTTGGTGGTGGAAATGTGCACTGTATCACTCAACAGCAACCAGCAGCATAAACtttatcttatcttattttATCTTATGGTGGAGAAACAATAAACATAAGATTAGGTTAAATCTATTGTTGTCAGATAAGCTATCTTGTCTGAACCTCATAATGTTTTCTGTAAAACTTAGATTTCATTTATTCCTGCCTGTTTGAGGTTTATATGCTTTAAAGGGTAGATGATTTGTTTGGTCAAAAATCATGATTTTTCACCTGAACTTATACAATTAAGCTTGTTTGTTGtggattattaataaataagttactATCCTTTCAATCTTTACTTCATCAGTCTTAGccttcatttggaaacactttagGTTTAGATCTgggtttggattttttttagtatCTTATTTGGATGTGAATCttagatgaaataatgttttgagaTATAATTTAGTTagtcataaatttataaacttattagTAATTTTTTCAATTAGGTATCATTCCAATTATTCTTACTTTAtagtatttgaaaatattaattattaggaatattttgattattttatctaaacaagtttttcaaaaaaaatcaatttatttccaaataatcatataaataaggAAAAATGAGGTAATAAAAAACATTCCCATGAATAAAgtaaaaagaaattcaaaagaTCCAATTTCATTTGAAGCATatccaaaaacaaattaaaatatgtaaaggtcaaccaaatatttttcttaaaatcttCTCAAACAACACAATTATATAGGATAAAAAGTTTCTTCCTTTGTGTATTTGCTTTAAGTAActatttctcaaataaaatagatgttaattgtattattaattttgtaagtaagACAGAAGTAGTAAAAATCACAATTTTTAATGTCACATTTAAATTAGAacataacataaacataaaattttcatttatcttaaatGCTCGTTTAGTTCCACATTAAAGTGCAAGAATTTTAACCTACCTTTTCATATATTTTCTACAATCTATACACATTCTTTCGAGAGTGAAGTGCGCATTTTAACCTCCACCAATGTTGATCTTGCCAAGATCTAATATCAAACTTTCTTCTATTTCTTTTGATTGCCATATAATAATTGGGATAAGAAATCatctctaattattaataataataagttgaaTGTTAAATGACAGTCTAGAATGTACAGGAAATTGACAATAAAACCCATCTTTCAGAAAATCAAATTCCTTTGGTTTCATAAGtaacaaaataagaaatttaataatgGGAACACCAATGAAAAAACACTTAACTATACACAAAACAAGAACAATCAGTAGAAATCAGAAGGTTTTCCAATATTCACATTCAGCTCCACTAAGAACTTTGTGATTGCCTGTTTTTGCCAACCTTTCAAACTCCTGCATAATATGATTATGGTTAAGAGCGATTAAGAACGAGATAACGACAATTGTGAAAGAATGGATGGGAATTGAGAAACATTATGATAGAATGGGGGACGGGGCGAGACACTTCAGAGACGGAGCAGAGAAGCAGACTGAACTACTATATAGTCTATCTTCTTATTCATCATTATTCAATTCGCAATTAACTATCATATTAACTACTATTAATACTACTAACTATATCTCTAATTACCTAACTATAAGTATTTGTGACATGTACCAATAAAGAACCCAAAATcacaaaataatcaaacaaataattaaagcATGATTATGGTATTAGCTAAGTAAAACATTCTCCTCATTCTGATTGATAGTGGTTGGTATTAAGCCCTGAACATGAGTTGCATCAAAATTTACTAGTCAAAcatcttagaaaatatttttgagtttCTTTTATTGTATAAGTAGGGTGTCCGGAAAAATTTTCACACACTTCAACTAATCCCTGAAGGCGTCACAACCTCCCACTTCAATCTAGTATTTTCGAATTGAATCTGAAGATGTGTTCAAAAGAATTCATTTTAAGTTTACAAAAGAGTAAAACCCATAGATAATCCTTAAAGTATCCATCAATTTCAAAATAGGCCCATGATATAAGCACTTTTGAAAGGGCATTTTTTAGCGTTTTCATTTTTATAGCCGGACCATTTTATTTTGGTCGCATCAAATGTGTTTCATAGTGTAAGGGCTTATACCAAAAAAGAATAATAGTTTTAAGGAGAATTTGAAAATGACAAATACTTGTGAGTTTTGAGTGATTATTTATGAGTTTACTATTTACGAAAACATATAAGAAATAACTCACTAGGGTAGCTTAAGTGGAAAGAATTCGATTACTAGGCATGACTGTAGTGGGGTCATGGTAGCTTCCTAAAATTCAAAGAGAAGAAAAACATAAAGAAATATGAAGTGCAATACTAACTTCTTGTCAAGATGTGCTAAAACTTCTCCCTCAGGGAATGCTGATTTAGTAGTCTCAAGTGCAACTTTGATAGCTTGTCTCCAAGTCCCACCTACAGAGTCTGTGCTTGTTTTTCCTTCAGATTTatgaacatcttcttcttccattgTCAATGAATACCCAGACAGAAGGTGACCTACCCACACACCATCTttcctgaaaaataaaaatcgtCAAACTAATTTTTAAGGAATGAAATATTAGACAATGGAGTTTTTGTATAGGAATATGTATGTATGTACATAACAATAATGGAAGTATGAGTTTTTCTGCATATTCAATTACAACAATTAATCACAAGATTCGATTGATACGTTCTGGTCACATGTTCAAAACATGATATAGACATTGTTCGTAAATGCTGATGCATACTCACATGACAATGTCCATATGCCTTGGCACATAATGTCCACCACCAATTCCAAGAAGGACCTTATTTTGGTAGTTCTTCCTGTGAAATCAAACAAGGATTATgcaattaattacaaaaataatgacATTCCATTTTCAAATACAACAATATTTCCATTACAAAACTTGCACCCACTGTACCTACTCCAGTGCCCTACTGCAGCTCCTCCACCCAGTCCTAAACCTTCCCAAACTAACTTTAATCATCACAAGAACAGCtgtgttaaaaaaatttgtCATGAAAAGTTTCACAACCATAAGAAACATTTGGAAACACAAATTATCATTCAGTTGTGAATCCAGATGTGGAAACGGGTTGTATTTGAACTTAGTCTGGCTCAGATCTAGATCTAGATccagaaaagaaaagaaaacccATCTTGAAGAGATCTATCTACAACCTATTCAAATTTCATGATAAACAGTCATTTGGATCATCGGTAAGAGTTGTTTGAAGGTCATGAAACAAACGTATCTGAATCTGTCTCAAAGTATTCATTGGTGTTCTCTCAAGCATATCCAGATCTAGAATTCAAGTACAAAATTGTTTCTAAATAAGGCTCGATTAGAAGAGATGCTCAACTAAAGCAATGGCCTGTGCAGCATCCTGCCTCTTCCATTGTTCTTCTGTACTTCCTAGTatagtacaaggagaaggcaaCAAATTAGACTTGTACATTAAATCTAAATTCTTACCAACCAATTCAAGGTCTTGTAggggtaaaaaaaaaatagggaaGCATTAGCTAAGAAACATAAGATTTAAGGCAGTTAAAAAAACGTTGGGAGGTGATTTGAGCCTATTTCTTTAGTTCAACAAGTAAAATGAGCTTTTTATGCAATTTCAGCAAACCCAACGAGCTTCTATCCgatttataaataagttgggTGGAGGTGAAGAATATACCTATCTCCACAAACATGGTTGGTGAGTTTATTTCAGGTCCGTGATGGGTAGCCTCCAAAGTCACCTACAATAGAATTGATAATCAAAGaaacaaattgaaatatatacaaTATCAAACTGTTATAAACTAGAATTCTGAATTAGGGTAAGAGAGGAGAATGGCCTAAGTCTAGGTGAGAACAGACCGAGGACCCGGTACATGAAaagagagtttttttttttttttgtaattgttTCACTTGTTCAACCTACTAACATCGTATTTACAACATTgtcatctaatttattttactatttacaATCCTAACAACACAATCAAAGAGAAGTTCCTAAAACATGGTAAAGGTTGAGTATTTATAAAGCTAGCATATCTAGAAAATTGCATTTCATTTAGTTAGCTTCTTTAGTATATCCTATACATtgtactttattattttatcatccaaatatatgaagaaaatCATGTTCCCTATATTATTAAGACACCATCCTAGAGAAAGCTAGCACGATCTTCACTTCAATGGGTGTGTTCTTAGTAGAAATCGAACTTGAGACAATTTGATCTTCACTTCATTTAAGATAGTAAACAAAATCATGGCCAGAATCTCATAATTGCAAGTCCTCTTTCATATCATCTGTAGTAACCATGGCTATAAATTTCTAACCTCAAATTCAGGCAATAGAGAAAATGATTCAGCAATGCTTTTCAACAGCCTGAGCCATGGTCCTATACGAGGGTTAGGAGGTGCAGCCCAACCAGATTTTCCACCAGCAGGTGGCACCTCATCTTCTCGCAAATGAGGCACTCCTAAATGTgcattaaaatgataaaaaaaacatctaAATCAACTTTGCAAGTGTAATTAAATCATGGGGAAAAGCCCATTTGACAAAATCTCAGTACCAATTGGATGAACTGTGAGCGCAGGACGGTTTGAGACAGCCGTGTGCTTACTAAGGAAGATGACCTCGTCGACTGTTTCACCTGTTACGGATTCCCATCTTCTGTCCAAATGATCTTCCAAGACAATTGGGTTGTCATGCTTCAAGAGCCTTAGTTCCTTATTCACAAAACTCGATATATTCTACACAAAATCGGAAATCCAGTTCACATGGATTCATTCCCATTTGAGATGAATAGAAGTCTGAAATTGCGAATGAAACCTGGAAGGTAGGACCCGGGTGAAAACCGGGCATTGCCAAGAGGGCGGAAGCGGGGCCAATTGAAGCCGGGTCAGCGGTGGTCGCCACCACGAGCGTCACCATATCCCCTGGCGGTTTGGCTAAAATGCGTTCGAGATAACTTCTATTTGAGCTAAAATTGAGATAACTTCTATTCGAGCTAAAATTGAAAGAATGTTCGAAGATGTTTTGGACCTTGAAAATAGGATGTTGGTCTCCCCATATCCCTGGTGGTTTGGCGAAAATGCGTTCGGGATAACTTCTATTCGAACTAAAATTGAAAGAATGTTTGAAGATGTTTTGGGCCTTGAAAGAATGTTTGAAGATGTTTTGAGCCTTGAAGATAGGATGTTGGTCGTTTGATCCCATTTTTCAAGTATTCTTAGCGCCAAGTCCAAATTGCGTCCAGTTTGTGTGGTTCAAGAAATTATAAGACATTGAATTTTGTTTTCAGAAATAAAACATGGATAAGAACCACTTGATGTTAAgttttgtaattgtttttatgcGCTACAATTGATAAATCTTGTGGGACAGTTTGTATAGTTTGAAGAACCACCCGATATCTTAAAAAAGCAATTTCGGCTATTCATATGGTTTGAAGAGCCACCAGATGTTTTAGAGTTTCAACGGAGCCTTCGACTATTGTCGTTCGCGGACGAACGAAGTGAAGGAGAAGgtaattgttaggatctaggtagccgctggaggaccggggggttggaccggttagcggttcttactcgtaagttggtggttaatccggttaaagattaacaccggggtttcaatactacacaacctgtcacaaatccttgaactaggttcaagcgcggaagagatttgctttcaggttgaagcagcacacttgtttgatagacaaggccggtttcggatgatggaggtCTGAAAATGGTGGGTCGATTTCGGTATTCTGgaaattcggcttggatagTGTTAAGTCGGTTATATCGGTAtgaatcggttagataatgaaaccggcagacagtaaataacaagacagattttatggatgttcggagataaaactcctacgtcaccccttcctctcgaaaccgcgagaaggatattcactaaggaatacaattacaattcgatcgagacttatttcctgctcgataatactcttacaatttacaccgaaattgtagaacacacttttacttttgcacttaggctttctagaatatcacaatcttatcacttggagtaaatgctcttagaatttctcacttgctTCACTGTATCTtacttgtcccgcatttactcttcttcaactgccccttttataggtgaaatatgccaacggtcatatttcactgccttgaatctgattggctgaacagaggtgcagtgattcagtgtttcagagattcagtcctgcggtcgtttcctcagacctgatggtcaatctcagacctggcattctatctcagacctggcggtctgttcttccggtttgtaagacaaacctgctgggtttgtcttttactcaatgtagacactgtctgttgaacagttgtctgtacttggaagatctcctttctgacttatcccgaagtggagaGATCCGGTAGGGCTGtgttctgcagcctgcagactttcctcagacttgtatggatatggaagtgttcagtctgttcctttggtatcattctcaacagatacccgaattgtcttcttgtactggtcggccgcttgacttagccgaatggcttttggtatgagtgatgtaaccagacttcttccggttattcctctgccttgtggctgatcggctgtttgatgtttccggttttgcTTTGGCCGaccctttctttgtgcggtcaagttccaggtattcttggtcggtttactagcttgaccggttggttttcttagccggttcttttggtttatccggtccggttccttgttcctgcatgaaaagtttatttaagttaggtttatttgaaccggtctgattttatctaacagtaaTAATACAAGGGGAAATAATATTTGGGTTATTGATAGAATAGTATAAATAGAATATTGGTTGTTTAGaaatttatgaaatgatttaGGTAAAAATTCTTGTTAGAATTTCTCTCCCTCATCCCTATTGTATTCTCTCTATCGGTTATGATTCTATTTCTTCCTTTTGATTCTTCATTACTTatctcaatataatttttttatattcaagatTTATACCTAATTCCACTCTAAGGTATAATAAAATGACTAAATTAGAGAATATTAtgaatgtatatattatttgttatatattaattattgagtTAGACACgtttatttagaaattaataaattagtatggtgattaatttagaataaatatattaattaagaaaaagggAAAACATGTTTTGGATCTTTAGAAGCCTTTCAGCActtgttcttcctcttcttcaggAGTCTTTCAATACTTGGCCGGTCttcctctttttctttttctttttctcattcatttatagatttatttatttatttttgtcttgtTTTTGTTGATTTGCATGGTTGTAagtttgtacttgttttatactaagttagaaattaaaatttaagcataacttaaaaatctaacaaaaaaatcaaaacataaaaaatataaaactccaaaatcaaaacataaaaaaataaaactccaaaatccaaacataaaatataaaactccaAAATCAAAACATAGAAAAACCATTAGAATAATAAGTAAGATTGATTCTTTCAACtctataaagtttatttttctatacattatttttttcatacattttcattaatacacaaaatttctttcacacattttataaatattaaaatgatttaataacttaataaatatgcttattttattttaattaatataaatttgaaatttaatataattataaccatttaatattgaataattaaaaaaatgatatattaaactaaaattgtattaacaataaatttatttgtatatataataaggttaattttatataaagtcTCACTATAGTTGATATTAATGTGAGacaacatttaatatatatatttcttattatttaagaaGTCTAGTTACATTTGATAATGAAAGAAACTGAAATGGAactccttttccttttccttttccttttcctcttCATAACCATCATGATAATCCTTTATCTCCGGCTGGTTTTCTCCGGCAAGGACCAACTGCCACTCGGGAGGACTGGCTTCCCTATTGTAGGAGAGACCCTTGAGTTCATGTCCATGGGCCGAAAGGGCACCCCGGAGAGGTTCTTCAAGGAGAGGATGGCCATGTACTCGCACAAAGTTTTCAAGACTTCGCTCTTAGCAGAGAAGACAGTTGTGTTTTGTGGCGCTTCCGGGAACAAGTTCTTGTTTTCGAACGAGAATAAACTTGTGACATCTTGGTGGCCGAGATCGGTGGAGAAGATCTTCCCTTCTTCTACATACACTTCGACTTCTGAAGAGTCGCTCAAGATGCGCAATCTTCTTCCCCGATTCTTGAAGCCCGACGCCCTTCAGAAGTACGTGGCTACCATGGACGTCGTCACCAGgtacaattaaattaattcagGTTGTTACCGGTTTTTATTCTATCATTGACCTTGACTAAAATATTGAAAACCATCTACTTCAATTTAGGTAtatctcaattattttaaaaaaaacaataataataataataacatagaGCGTAGAGCGTAGAGCGTAGAGCGTAGAGCGTAGAGCGTAGAGCGTAGAGCGTAGAGCGTAGAGCGTAGAGCGTAGAGCGTAGAGCGTAGAGCGTAGAGCGTAGAGCGTAGAGCGCGTAATGACAATGATAATGatacataaaatttaagttCAACAAATTATCAAGTCcctcttttttaattaattttttttcttttaccataaatatatatatatatatatatatatatatatatatatatatatatatatatatatattaataactaatttttctttcttaattattttctttctcattaattatatataatattttctttataggtataaataatattttgattaatataaaaattaactcattagtaataaatattaaatatatatatatatatatgcatacacaaaataataaaattatttcaataatatcaAGTGTTttagcggttaaagtgttcacatttaatGTTGACCAAAATGTTCGAATCCTAAAATATGTAaagttagattttaaaaaatgcattattgactataatatatggtggcgcaaattttaaacaaatgatacgagaggcatttaaaagtgtgagatcgaaattaataattagtttggcaagcatttgaaagtgAGTTAATGAGATGGAGGTTGGATAATtgatggtttgtcgagtgtgatgtcggaattagCGATTGGTTTGgaaaacatttgaaagtgtgaggtcacgagatagaggtcgggTGATGGGTAGTTTGTCGGCCGAAAGGATAAAAAGgcatataaaaaattgtgagtCACGAGATGGGAGTCAATTGGGGGTTAGTAGTTGGATTTTGATGATGGATAAGAGATGCGTGACCAATTGAGATTGGTTgctgatttgttgaagtgagagtaaaagagatgtcaactaagattggtgagtggtttgtcgaagGATGAAGATGCCTatgaaaaagtatgagtcacaagattaggatcggtgagtggtttgtcgagaggataaaaatacatataaaaaagtttgagtcacaagatgatgatcaattagGAGGTTagtggtttgtcgagaggaTAAAGAGATATAGAAAAGtttgagtcacaagatgatggtcaattgggaGGTTAATGGTTGAGTTTGATAATagataagaggtgtgtcatcaattgaggtggACTAAGATTAGTAGGTGATTTGCGATgggattaaaaaatatatgaaaaagtgtgagtcacaagatgttGGTCAATTGAGAGATAAtggtcaattgaggggttaagtggGTGCCgatgataaatatatgttaacattaagattaaaataaacttaatttttacaaattaaaacaaattttaaattagttaaatttgaataatattaattttatctaaaatatttatagataaataatattatatatattatttatatatatctattgtttaaaatttaaaatattttagcaCAATTAGATATTTTTCTTAGACTTACAATTAATTACTTGTAATAAGAATGTGGAGAAACCAAACCATCATTATAAGTAAAACATCATAGCTTAATTATCCTAAATTAAAGAAGGTCTTAAATTGACTTAAAGCTCAAGTACTCTCTTATTTAATGCTTAACCATTGATCtttattataagttaaataatttttatttcttttttgaagCAAGAAACCATTTCATATATTCATGTTagaatttcattatttatataatctgttataatatttagttaaaacaaatatttgaaaaataataaatgaaattgtcTAACAGGAGTCATTTAGACACTCATTGGAATGGCCACAAGAAAGTCATAGTCTTTCCTCTAGCAAAGAAGTACACTTTT
This is a stretch of genomic DNA from Impatiens glandulifera chromosome 4, dImpGla2.1, whole genome shotgun sequence. It encodes these proteins:
- the LOC124935688 gene encoding agmatine deiminase-like → MDLKGTPVFHGYRMPAEWEPHSMCWIGWPERLDNWRDNAIHGQRAFVEVATAISKFEPVTVCASAAQWANARSQLPKSVRVIEMSLNDSWLRDSGPTFVVKESKSTSDSEAKVAGIDWEFNSYGGVDGGCYIDWSFDNLLASKILDVERVPKFKHSMILEGGSIHVDGEGTCLTTEECLLNKNRNPHMSKEEIEDELKAYLGVKKIVWLPRGLYGDEDTNGHIDNMCCFVKPGVVLLAWTDDESDPQYERSIEAYSVLSSATDAKGRKFEIIKLHIPGPLCMTAEEEAGLVQVGEAKARCVDSVLAASYINFYIANGAIITPQFGDQKWDDEAVRVLSHTFPDHQIVRIKSARDILLGGGNVHCITQQQPAA
- the LOC124936107 gene encoding D-aminoacyl-tRNA deacylase-like isoform X1 — translated: MVTLVVATTADPASIGPASALLAMPGFHPGPTFQNISSFVNKELRLLKHDNPIVLEDHLDRRWESVTGETVDEVIFLSKHTAVSNRPALTVHPIGVPHLREDEVPPAGGKSGWAAPPNPRIGPWLRLLKSIAESFSLLPEFEVTLEATHHGPEINSPTMFVEIGSTEEQWKRQDAAQAIALLVWEGLGLGGGAAVGHWSRKNYQNKVLLGIGGGHYVPRHMDIVMKDGVWVGHLLSGYSLTMEEEDVHKSEGKTSTDSVGGTWRQAIKVALETTKSAFPEGEVLAHLDKKSLKGWQKQAITKFLVELNVNIGKPSDFY
- the LOC124936107 gene encoding D-aminoacyl-tRNA deacylase-like isoform X2, whose product is MVTLVVATTADPASIGPASALLAMPGFHPGPTFQNISSFVNKELRLLKHDNPIVLEDHLDRRWESVTGETVDEVIFLSKHTAVSNRPALTVHPIGVPHLREDEVPPAGGKSGWAAPPNPRIGPWLRLLKSIAESFSLLPEFEVTLEATHHGPEINSPTMFVEIVSLGRFRTGWRSCSRALEKNYQNKVLLGIGGGHYVPRHMDIVMKDGVWVGHLLSGYSLTMEEEDVHKSEGKTSTDSVGGTWRQAIKVALETTKSAFPEGEVLAHLDKKSLKGWQKQAITKFLVELNVNIGKPSDFY